The following are encoded in a window of Phaseolus vulgaris cultivar G19833 chromosome 3, P. vulgaris v2.0, whole genome shotgun sequence genomic DNA:
- the LOC137807655 gene encoding oleosin G — protein MADQYPRPAQAQAQTPSLSAAFLRKLQDRAPNSAHLGGILTLLVTASVFLLLAGLTLTGAVLGLIFFTPLIIVSSPVWVPASILLFVITAGFFSACGFVVALVAALSWMYRYFRGLHPPGSDQVDYARSRIYDTASHVKDCAREYGGYLQSKVKDAAPGA, from the coding sequence ATGGCGGACCAATATCCTAGGCCGGCCCAAGCCCAGGCCCAAACACCCTCCCTCTCCGCCGCTTTCCTCCGAAAGCTCCAAGACCGGGCCCCCAACTCTGCCCACCTGGGCGGCATCCTCACCCTTCTCGTAACCGCCTCCGTCTTTCTCCTCCTGGCGGGACTCACCCTCACAGGCGCCGTTCTCGGCCTCATCTTTTTCACGCCTCTCATCATCGTCTCAAGCCCCGTGTGGGTTCCAGCTTCCATCCTCTTATTCGTAATCACCGCAGGCTTCTTCTCCGCCTGTGGATTCGTGGTTGCACTTGTCGCCGCCTTGTCCTGGATGTACCGCTACTTCAGAGGGCTGCACCCACCCGGTTCCGACCAGGTCGACTATGCCCGGAGCCGCATATACGACACCGCCAGCCACGTCAAAGACTGCGCCAGAGAATACGGCGGCTATTTGCAGAGCAAGGTCAAGGATGCAGCCCCCGGCGCGTGA